The region CGCTATGGCATACCGCCTCGGCGATGGCCCCACTGACCCAGCCGTCTCCAACGCGCTCGTGGCTTGCCACTCCCGCCTCGGGGACATCTCCTCTAGGTTGTCCCACTTCTAGCGCCTCGTCTAGTCGAGCGACGTCCCCTCAGCCACCTCTAGCGCCACTCTCCTCGCGTCGCTGCCAACCAGGCATTAGGCCGGCACCAAACCCTAGCCGGAGCTAGGCCGGCGCTAGGCTAGCGTCGACGCGCATGGCGAGCGAGGAGGGGTCGATCAACTATAGAGCCAGGGGCAAAACAGTcttgtttttaataaattccACTAAAAATACACCTAAAATACATAAATGTGCTAAAATGACAAAAGATCAAAGCTCATCCAGTTAAGCGTGACTCTTTATCAAAGCACATTTATAGGATAAGAATCCAACCTTAGACAGTGGTACAATCTCAAATTTGTCATTCCTAACCGGTAGCATtcggggcccacatgtcatctgGCAAATCGTCGATAAATACCCGTGAAACCCAGGAGCTCGTGGGTAAACTCCCCACCTTAAACCCCACACACACCAAAACCCTAATCCCCTAatttccccgccgccgccgccgcctccgccatgggctccgcctccgcctccgccatgggctccgcctccgcctccgcctcgtcgctcccggcctccgccggcgccggcgagaacCTGGTCCTCATCCTCGACTTCGGCTCTCAGTACACCCACCTCATCACCCGCCGCGTCCGCCAGCTGGGGGTCCTCTCTCTGTGCGTCTCCGGCACGGCGCCGCTAGCCTCGCTCGCGGGCCTccgcccccgcgccgtcgtcctctCGGGGGGCCCGCACTCCGTCCACGCCCCGGGCGCGCCCACGTTCCCCGAGGGGTTCCTCgagttcgccgccggcgcgggcgcccaCGTCCTCGGCGTCTGCTACGGGATGCAGCTCCTCGTGCAGTccctcggcggcgccgtcgaggccTGCGAGAAGCAGGAGTACGGGAagatggaggtggaggtgacCGCTCGTTCCTCGGCGCTGTacggggagggggaggtcGGGAAGCGCCAGACGGTGTGGATGAGCCACGGGGATGAGGTGGTGAGGCTGCCGGAGGGGTTCGAGGTGGTGGCGCGCAGCGTGCAGGGCGCCGTTGCTGCCGTTGAGAACCGTGAGAAGCGGTTTTACGGTCTTCAGTATCACCCCGAGGTAGCGAGCTTTACTTTACGATTCTTTCTCATTTTCGATTGGTGTTTTCTGAATTAAGCGACAAATTCAATTGCATGTATTAATCGTTCATGGAAAatcatctcttttttttgtaataTGTGGATTCTGCGGGAAACTACTTAAAATTGTTGATTGATTATTTAGTTTGAAGGTCAAATTGGTTTAGTCGGTAAGCCGGTAACTCAATTTGTTGACTGTATATACACCTGATTTTGCTTGTTCTTGTTATACTCATTACTTTGTAGCTGCAATGCATGCTTTACAAACATTTTTGTGCTGTTTATACCGAAGCATGGTTATGACGAACTTTTCGTTCTTTTCATTGTACAAGGTGACGCATTCACCGCAAGGAATGGAAACACTGCGGCGCTTCCTTTTTGATGTTTGTGGGATAAAAGCCGATTGGAAGATGCAAGATGTGCTGGATGAAGAAATTAGGACAATCCAAAGCATGGTTGGGCCTGATGAACATGTGATTTGTGCTTTATCTGGTGGAGTTGATTCAACTGTTGCTGCCACTCTGGTTCACACTGCAATAGGGGATAGGCTTCACTGTGTTTTTGTTGACAATGGCCTATTGAGGTAGTAGTAGTTCTCATTtcggtatgtttttttttagtcGTAGCACTTTCAGAATCAACATCCAACAGAACTGACATAAGAACTCTTGTGCAGATACAATGAGAGGGAACGAGTAATGTCTACCTTTGAAAGTGACTTGCACCTTCCAGTCACATGTATTGATGCCTCTGAGCAATTTCTTAGCAACCTAAAGGGTGTGAAAGACCCAGAGATGAAAAGAAAGATAATTGGCAGGGAATTCATAGTGGTCTTTGATGATTTTGCTCACAAGTTAGAACAGAAGATAGGAAAAAGACCAGGATATTTAGTTCAAGGGACACTGTACCCTGACGTGATTGAATCATGCCCTCCTCCTGGTAGCGGAAGAACCCATTCTCACACCATCAAAAGCCATCACAATGTTGGTGGTCTTCCAAAAGACATGAAGTTAAAGCTAATTGAACCGCTGAAGCTCTTATTTAAGGATGAGGTCTTGATGAACATTTATTTACATCATATCTCTCCattgtttttacttttatgTGTTAAAATTTACGTACATTAAATTTTCAtgggaaaaaaatctcattagtaaatttaaatttgttgcaTGTTGTTGTATTCCAAAAGGTACGGAAGTTGGGGAGTATTTTGAATGTTCCAGAGTCATTCTTGAAGCGACACCCATTTCCTGGGCCTGGTCTTGCTGTACGTGTCCTAGGCGATGTTACCGAAGGCAATGCTTTGGAGGTTCTTCGTCAGGTTTGAGCCTTCCATATTACTGAAAAATTGCTAAATTGGCTTTGTACATGATTTTAATTGgtatgattatttatttctatcaGGTTGATGAAATATTTGTTCAAGCCATTAAAGATGCAGGTCTCTATGATATAATTTGGCAAGCATTTGCTGTATTTTTGCCTGTACAAACAGTTGGAGTTCAGGGTGACCAGAGAACTCACTCTCATGCAGTTGCTTTGAGGGCAATTACTAGTGAGGATGGCATGACTGCAGATTGGTACTTAACACTGACTCTGGCTCGCTTATCCTCCCGCAACTTTATAATAGTCATCCCTACTATTGCATTAGCCTTCACTGTACGATGCACagtattttgttgttgttggacAGTTTTGTTATATGCAGCAGTTATCATTTGCTTGCTCATCAGTTTAGATTTGAGGAATTGATTAGCTTGGCTAATTGACTAGAATATTAAGTTTGAATGAGACAAATTGGCATTCACTTTTGTTCCTGACATACAAATTTAAGCTGttcattaatttcataattGTCTCTGGTTCTAGTCTTGTGCCTATTTCTTGGTGCAATCATTGCTTAGGTCTACTGTTGTTTCAAACATAAAGAAATATGTTGCTTATGTTATCCTGAAGTAGTGTTCTGTTATGTTGTGTTAATTGTATTGGGCTCTTGCGTATCAACTAATGCGATAACTTTGCGCTGTTAACTCTTCTCAGGTATTATTTTGAGCGGGAATTCCTGGTAGATGTGGTCAACAAGATCTGCAACAATGTGAGAGGTGTTAACCGTGTTGTCCAGGACATCACGCAAAAGCCACCTGCGACAGTGGAGTGGGAATAGGAACTCCAcgttctgaattctgatgcCGTGAAGTGGCCTTCTTTTATGCTGCAATGGTGGAGTGGGAACAACAACTTGTTCCCAGTTTGATACATAGAACTGTTTACTAGATTATTGTTTACGTTAGACAAATCCCTTTTGTCAACATGTCATAGTAAAGCTTTAAACGGCACTTATAACTATGCTTTCTATTCTTTTGAAGACCCGAGTAAGGTCGCGCTCGGGCTAGagaagataagttaacttattcgtAGCACGGAACGAGAAACatactaatagattaatagattagtacatgattaattaattattaattattaaaaatataagagcaagtataatagcaggctataagctagttatggaggagagagtggatgagagagtgtaagcaggTCAGAGGAGAGAGTGGATGAGAGTGAGTGTAAGTAGGTCGGTAGCTTGTAGCTAGCTTGGACATAGGAACCAAGAATCTCACGAcaagaaactctgtgagagtgatATGTGGGTCtagaaactctgtgagagtgacatgtgggtccttgATATGTGGGTCTTGCTTTAACGATGAAGCGTTAACTAGTATATGAGTGAGCTAAGAGAAGACTAGTATATGAGTGAGCTAAGAGAAGACGAACTCTtataactatagaaaatttttacaaaaaatactcTGTTcagtagttcgggaaacgtgcatATGAAAAATGGgatgaaaaacgagagaggaTAAAGTTAACTAACCGTGGGTGACACCCACGCGGCCTAAGTCCTGGTTagctacaaaattttgaagaccTGTCTTTTGGAGTAAAGATATTGAACTGATTAAAGATATCTTGACTTGACcggtttttttaaagtaaatccTGGTTAgaggaagtaaaaaaaaataatggaagcgtactctaaaattattaggtcatttttatgtttacatgAGTGAAGAAAGAAtaaaggagagaagaaaaatatgttatagaTTTATATTATCAGGTCATATTTATGCTTACatagaaaagagaagagaaaaaaatatgttatagatttatagctagctataatataaactttaagACAAACTATAGCACACTCTAAGACAAGATATGTCTTGAGGCCGGGTTCGGCCATCCTATAAGATAACTAAGTATCTCTCGTATTTCGTGCGTAAGTATCTCTCGTATTTCGTGCGTACATTTCTCGAACGGATTTTTCGTGCGTACGTTTTTCGAACGGctacggtgtattttttgcaaaagaattctataggaaagttgttttaaaaaaatcatattaatctattttatatatttttgataattaataattaattaatcatgtactaatctattattacgtttccGTGTCAagacataagttaacttatacccctCCCGAACGGGGCTGAGTGTGTACCAGAGGtggattatttattaataatatagtatatttttatgtgtatttGGGATATGtggattatatattaataatatagtatatttttatgtttaccTATTGTATAAGTTGTGATATGGAAAGATGCCCTTTTGaatcacatgaatgaaaaaatagaggaatagaaaaaacataggatcctGATAAGAATGTAAgtggattgcaaaacacaagaaaaacatatagAAATGATAGTTTTATTGGaccacatgaaaaacataggaatttgaggagagagaaagactCAAAAGAATTTTTCCATGAGAttctacctcttgttaaattttctccaaaacttgtatgggagaggcatttcataggaatttcataggactTTATAGGGTtcatttctttgattcaaatgtctttgtaggaaaaatttctatagaaatgaaatcctctagggtccctttgaatcaaaggaatgaaaaaatggaggaatagaaaaaacataggattctaacaggaatataagtgtaaaacagaggattgcaaaacacaggaaaaacgtagaaatgaccgtttgattggaccacaagaaaaacacatgaatttgaagagagatatagactcaaagtattttttccatgaggctCAACCTATtgctaaattttctccaaaacttatataggaATATgcattctataggaattttaaaggatttcatagggttcattcctttgattcaaagggctttataggaaaaattcctacaggaataaaatcctataaatttcctttgaatcaaatgggGGCTGACACAAATTTTGTTCCTTTGCACCCATCCTTGCATGTGCCTTTCATTATCCCTTGTGGCCTGGTCCTTACTTATCTACCTGAGATAAAATTTAGGGTCCTTTGAATcataggaataaaaaaacggaggaataggaaaaatataggattctgacaggaatgcAACTATAAAACAAAGGActgcaaaacacagaaaaaaatataggaatgaccgtttgattagaccataggaaaaataaaggaattTGAGAGGGGCCTAGAGTTATGGGAAGAAGAAACATGAGGTTGGaccttatgtttatttttctccaaaatctcCATAGGATTGTacaatccataggaatttcaaaggAAAGAGTAGGATGCAttcatttgattcaaaggctctcataaaatttttttccataggattaaaatcctctaaattttctatgtttttcataaaattcaaAGGGGACTTTAGAAATTTCTCTCCAAACAAAAAGGCATGGCATGACACAGTGTTTGCAAAATACGACACGGTAGTTGTGATTATCATGATAATTGCTCAGGCCTTTCACGGCACGGATTCAGTAAGCTGCGGTACAGTTTGGAAATTTTTTCTAAGATttcaaaatttctaaaaaaatagtaaaaaatctgaaaaaaatcgTGGTAATATATCATGATAAGCGTGACCTATCATGTTTTTTCCCGTATCAAACTGCCATGCCTCGATTCAAgcttttttattcattttggCTTCAATTCTTTTGAGGCGTGGTTTCAACCTGTAAAATAATCTTTTTGTGTAAATGGTCATCGGTTTGGTCTTTGCCCATTTAAACCGATACCTTCATCAAGCTTCATAAATATCATTGCTGGACAAGTGCTAATAAACATCTCCTTGCAGGAGGATCCTCTCACTTTGACAACACTCGACCCTCCATAACGTGTTATAAAAGTAGTTattatacaataaatatttttacgtGGGATACCTTTATATATTATGAGTATGATCTCTAAAGTATTAACGGCTAAAGTTGTCTATAGCTATATGCATAGAGGCGGCGCCGCTCACCCCCGGACACCGCCCAGgtccctcccctcctccctctagCCTTGCCGACGCCCAAGCGGCCGCCGGCAAAGCCAGCCAGACgccaggacggcggcggcggggccatcTCTCCCCCTCCGCTCGGGCTCTCCGTGGGGGCGTCGAGTCGTGCGGAGCCAGGTGCAGCAACACGGCTGCCGACGGCATGGGCGCGACACGAGCGTGGCGGAGGCGGGAGGTGTGGAGGC is a window of Oryza brachyantha chromosome 8, ObraRS2, whole genome shotgun sequence DNA encoding:
- the LOC102705458 gene encoding GMP synthase [glutamine-hydrolyzing], with the translated sequence MGSASASAMGSASASASSLPASAGAGENLVLILDFGSQYTHLITRRVRQLGVLSLCVSGTAPLASLAGLRPRAVVLSGGPHSVHAPGAPTFPEGFLEFAAGAGAHVLGVCYGMQLLVQSLGGAVEACEKQEYGKMEVEVTARSSALYGEGEVGKRQTVWMSHGDEVVRLPEGFEVVARSVQGAVAAVENREKRFYGLQYHPEVTHSPQGMETLRRFLFDVCGIKADWKMQDVLDEEIRTIQSMVGPDEHVICALSGGVDSTVAATLVHTAIGDRLHCVFVDNGLLRYNERERVMSTFESDLHLPVTCIDASEQFLSNLKGVKDPEMKRKIIGREFIVVFDDFAHKLEQKIGKRPGYLVQGTLYPDVIESCPPPGSGRTHSHTIKSHHNVGGLPKDMKLKLIEPLKLLFKDEVRKLGSILNVPESFLKRHPFPGPGLAVRVLGDVTEGNALEVLRQVDEIFVQAIKDAGLYDIIWQAFAVFLPVQTVGVQGDQRTHSHAVALRAITSEDGMTADWYYFEREFLVDVVNKICNNVRGVNRVVQDITQKPPATVEWE